From one Miscanthus floridulus cultivar M001 unplaced genomic scaffold, ASM1932011v1 fs_452_2, whole genome shotgun sequence genomic stretch:
- the LOC136531821 gene encoding PITH domain-containing protein At3g04780-like, with amino-acid sequence MDAASTAAAAAALATPAPAPPATVQVPRGQVDLIDFIDWTGVECLNQDSSHSIVNALKQSLRDDEGLYLASDSDEQLLIYIPFMQVVKLHSALFKGPEEEGPKTVKLFSNKEHMGFSNVNDYPPSDTLELSSNHLIENKPLSLKYVKFQNVRSLTIFIEDNQSGSDISKIHKIALYGTTVDTTNMKDLKKIEEH; translated from the exons ATGGACGCcgccagcaccgccgccgccgccgccgccttggccACCCCGGCCCCCGCCCCGCCCGCGACCGTGCAGGTGCCGCGCGGGCAGGTGGATCTGATCGATTTTATCGACTGGACCGGCGTCGAGTGCCTCAACCAGGACTCGTCCCACAGCATCGTGAACGCGCTCAAGCAG AGTTTGCGGGACGACGAGGGGCTGTACCTCGCCAGCGATTCGGACGAGCAGCTGCTGATCTACATCCCCTTCATGCAGGTGGTCAAACTACATTCCGCACTATTCAAAGGCCCCGAGGAAGAGG GCCCCAAAACAGTAAAACTCTTCTCCAACAAAGAGCATATGGGTTTCAG CAATGTCAATGACTATCCACCAAGTGACACCCTCGAGCTATCCTCCAATCATTTGATAGAG AATAAACCTTTGTCGCTAAAGTATGTCAAGTTCCAAAATGTTCGCAG CCTGACTATATTTATTGAGGACAATCAAAGTGGAAGTGATATCTCGAAAATTCACAAGATTGCTCTTTATGGAACAAC TGTGGACACGACGAATATGAAGGATTTGAAGAAGATAGAAGAGCACTGA